Proteins encoded together in one Carya illinoinensis cultivar Pawnee chromosome 3, C.illinoinensisPawnee_v1, whole genome shotgun sequence window:
- the LOC122302418 gene encoding SNF1-related protein kinase catalytic subunit alpha KIN10-like isoform X1 encodes MDGSTGLGGNDLDVFLRNYKLGKTLGIGSFGKVKIAEHILTGHKVAVKILNRRKIRNMEMEEKVRREIKILRLFMHPHIIRLYEVVDTPADIYVVMEYVKSGELFDYIVEKGRLQEDEARNFFQQIISGVEYCHRNMVVHRDLKPENLLLDSKCNVKIADFGLSNIMRDGHFLKTSCGSPNYAAPEVISGKLYAGPEVDVWSCGVILYALLCGTLPFDDENIPNLFKKIKGGIYTLPSHLSAGARDLIPRMLVVDPMKRMTIPEIRQHLWFQSRLPRYLAVAPPDTVQQAKKIDEEILQEVVNRGFDRNQLIESLRNRIQNKATVAYYLLLDNRFRPSSGYLGAEFQETMDGGFNRMHQNEVAASAVGHHLPGYMEYQGMGMSKQFPVERKWALGLQSRAHPREIMEEVLKALQELNVCWKKIGHYNMKCRWIYMLKNPVHTIYQSGDVVPAGIENDGVIDSTNVVKFEVQGAKEITLSLTMTVVEEGEYAVDFHAQLSTLQAFFVCVAILHGTEASIDAKKDRKKQLSQNNSLKVLIGDEVKFLIEAVTTGEKTKITKMEKERRSRNEGKMGGKTNGEMKMTFLLLFLHWNGE; translated from the exons AAAACCCTTGGCATTGGTTCCTTCGGCAAGGTGAAAATTGCAGAGCATATCTTGACTGGTCATAAAGTTGCTGTAAAGATCCTTAACCGTCGGAAAATAAGGAACAtggaaatggaagaaaaag TGAGAAGAGAAATCAAAATATTGAGATTGTTTATGCATCCTCATATAATAAGACTTTATGAGGTTGTGGACACACCAGCGGACATTTATGTTGTGATGGAGTATGTGAAGTCTGGAGAGCTCTTTGATTACATTGTGGAAAAGGGTAGGTTGCAAGAGGATGAAGCTCGTAATTTTTTTCAGCAG ATAATCTCTGGGGTGGAGTACTGCCATAGGAATATGGTGGTTCATAGAGACCTGAAGCCTGAGAATTTGCTTTTGGATTCCAAATGCAATGTAAAGATTGCCGATTTTGGTTTAAGCAACATCATGCGTGATGGTCATTTTCTGAAGACAAGTTGTGGAAGTCCAAACTATGCTGCCCCAGAG GTTATCTCTGGGAAATTGTATGCTGGGCCTGAAGTGGATGTGTGGAGCTGTGGTGTTATACTGTATGCCCTTCTCTGCGGCACTCTTCCTTTTGATGATGAAAACATTCCCAACCTTTTTAAGAAGATAAAG GGTGGGATATACACACTTCCCAGTCATTTATCAGCTGGTGCAAGAGACTTGATCCCAAGGATGCTTGTAGTAGACCCAATGAAGCGAATGACCATTCCTGAGATTCGCCAGCACCTATGGTTCCAGTCTCGTCTTCCACGTTATTTAGCTGTGGCCCCACCAGATACAGTGCAACAAGCAAAAAAG ATTGACGAGGAGATTCTACAAGAAGTGGTTAATAGGGGATTTGACAGGAACCAGCTGATTGAATCTCTTCGCAACAGAATACAAAATAAG GCTACTGTTGCATACTATTTATTGTTGGATAATCGGTTCCGTCCTTCCAGTGGCTATCTTGGAGCTGAGTTCCAAGAGACTATG GATGGTGGTTTCAATCGTATGCATCAAAATGAGGTTGCTGCTTCAGCTGTTGGGCACCACCTTCCGGGATACATGGAGTATCAAGGAATGGGCATGAGCAAACAATTCCCAGTTGAGAGGAAATGGGCTCTTGGACTTCAG TCGCGAGCTCATCCTCGGGAAATAATGGAGGAAGTTCTCAAAGCTCTCCAAGAACTGAATGTGTGTTGGAAGAAGATTGGGCACTACAATATGAAATGCAGGTGGATTTACATGCTGAAAAATCCTGTGCACACTATTTACCAATCCGGGGACGTCGTCCCTGCTGGTATTGAGAATGATGGTGTTATCGACTCAACAAATGTTGTCAAGTTTGAAGTGCAG GGAGCAAAAGAGATTACACTATCTTTGACCATGACAGTTGTTGAAGAGGGAGAGTATGCAGTTGATTTCCATGCACAGTTATCCACGTTACAAGCATTCTTCGTTTGCGTTGCCATTTTGCATGGCACAGAAGCTTCAATCGATGCCAAGAAGGACAGGAAAAAGCAATTATCACAAAACAATTCGCTGAAAGTGCTTATTGGCGATGAAGTGAAATTTCTAATCGAAGCAGTCACAACAGgggagaaaacaaaaatcactaagatggaaaaagaaaggagaagtcGGAATGAAGGCAAGATGGGAGGGAAGACGAACGGGGAGATGAAAAtgacttttcttcttctcttcttgcaCTGGAACGGAGAATAG
- the LOC122302418 gene encoding SNF1-related protein kinase catalytic subunit alpha KIN10-like isoform X2 codes for MDGSTGLGGNDLDVFLRNYKLGKTLGIGSFGKVKIAEHILTGHKVAVKILNRRKIRNMEMEEKVRREIKILRLFMHPHIIRLYEVVDTPADIYVVMEYVKSGELFDYIVEKGRLQEDEARNFFQQIISGVEYCHRNMVVHRDLKPENLLLDSKCNVKIADFGLSNIMRDGHFLKTSCGSPNYAAPEVISGKLYAGPEVDVWSCGVILYALLCGTLPFDDENIPNLFKKIKGGIYTLPSHLSAGARDLIPRMLVVDPMKRMTIPEIRQHLWFQSRLPRYLAVAPPDTVQQAKKIDEEILQEVVNRGFDRNQLIESLRNRIQNKATVAYYLLLDNRFRPSSGYLGAEFQETMDGGFNRMHQNEVAASAVGHHLPGYMEYQGMGMSKQFPVERKWALGLQSRAHPREIMEEVLKALQELNVCWKKIGHYNMKCRWIYMLKNPVHTIYQSGDVVPAGIENDGVIDSTNVVKFEVQLYKAREEKYLLDLQRVHGPQILFLDLCAAFLAQLRVL; via the exons AAAACCCTTGGCATTGGTTCCTTCGGCAAGGTGAAAATTGCAGAGCATATCTTGACTGGTCATAAAGTTGCTGTAAAGATCCTTAACCGTCGGAAAATAAGGAACAtggaaatggaagaaaaag TGAGAAGAGAAATCAAAATATTGAGATTGTTTATGCATCCTCATATAATAAGACTTTATGAGGTTGTGGACACACCAGCGGACATTTATGTTGTGATGGAGTATGTGAAGTCTGGAGAGCTCTTTGATTACATTGTGGAAAAGGGTAGGTTGCAAGAGGATGAAGCTCGTAATTTTTTTCAGCAG ATAATCTCTGGGGTGGAGTACTGCCATAGGAATATGGTGGTTCATAGAGACCTGAAGCCTGAGAATTTGCTTTTGGATTCCAAATGCAATGTAAAGATTGCCGATTTTGGTTTAAGCAACATCATGCGTGATGGTCATTTTCTGAAGACAAGTTGTGGAAGTCCAAACTATGCTGCCCCAGAG GTTATCTCTGGGAAATTGTATGCTGGGCCTGAAGTGGATGTGTGGAGCTGTGGTGTTATACTGTATGCCCTTCTCTGCGGCACTCTTCCTTTTGATGATGAAAACATTCCCAACCTTTTTAAGAAGATAAAG GGTGGGATATACACACTTCCCAGTCATTTATCAGCTGGTGCAAGAGACTTGATCCCAAGGATGCTTGTAGTAGACCCAATGAAGCGAATGACCATTCCTGAGATTCGCCAGCACCTATGGTTCCAGTCTCGTCTTCCACGTTATTTAGCTGTGGCCCCACCAGATACAGTGCAACAAGCAAAAAAG ATTGACGAGGAGATTCTACAAGAAGTGGTTAATAGGGGATTTGACAGGAACCAGCTGATTGAATCTCTTCGCAACAGAATACAAAATAAG GCTACTGTTGCATACTATTTATTGTTGGATAATCGGTTCCGTCCTTCCAGTGGCTATCTTGGAGCTGAGTTCCAAGAGACTATG GATGGTGGTTTCAATCGTATGCATCAAAATGAGGTTGCTGCTTCAGCTGTTGGGCACCACCTTCCGGGATACATGGAGTATCAAGGAATGGGCATGAGCAAACAATTCCCAGTTGAGAGGAAATGGGCTCTTGGACTTCAG TCGCGAGCTCATCCTCGGGAAATAATGGAGGAAGTTCTCAAAGCTCTCCAAGAACTGAATGTGTGTTGGAAGAAGATTGGGCACTACAATATGAAATGCAGGTGGATTTACATGCTGAAAAATCCTGTGCACACTATTTACCAATCCGGGGACGTCGTCCCTGCTGGTATTGAGAATGATGGTGTTATCGACTCAACAAATGTTGTCAAGTTTGAAGTGCAG CTCTACAAAGCTCGCGAGGAGAAGTATCTGCTTGATCTCCAAAGGGTCCATGGCCCACAGATTCTCTTCTTGGATCTTTGTGCTGCTTTCCTAGCACAGCTCCGAGTCCTTTAA
- the LOC122302418 gene encoding SNF1-related protein kinase catalytic subunit alpha KIN10-like isoform X3: MKLVIFFSRQIISGVEYCHRNMVVHRDLKPENLLLDSKCNVKIADFGLSNIMRDGHFLKTSCGSPNYAAPEVISGKLYAGPEVDVWSCGVILYALLCGTLPFDDENIPNLFKKIKGGIYTLPSHLSAGARDLIPRMLVVDPMKRMTIPEIRQHLWFQSRLPRYLAVAPPDTVQQAKKIDEEILQEVVNRGFDRNQLIESLRNRIQNKATVAYYLLLDNRFRPSSGYLGAEFQETMDGGFNRMHQNEVAASAVGHHLPGYMEYQGMGMSKQFPVERKWALGLQSRAHPREIMEEVLKALQELNVCWKKIGHYNMKCRWIYMLKNPVHTIYQSGDVVPAGIENDGVIDSTNVVKFEVQGAKEITLSLTMTVVEEGEYAVDFHAQLSTLQAFFVCVAILHGTEASIDAKKDRKKQLSQNNSLKVLIGDEVKFLIEAVTTGEKTKITKMEKERRSRNEGKMGGKTNGEMKMTFLLLFLHWNGE; encoded by the exons ATGAAGCTCGTAATTTTTTTCAGCAG GCAGATAATCTCTGGGGTGGAGTACTGCCATAGGAATATGGTGGTTCATAGAGACCTGAAGCCTGAGAATTTGCTTTTGGATTCCAAATGCAATGTAAAGATTGCCGATTTTGGTTTAAGCAACATCATGCGTGATGGTCATTTTCTGAAGACAAGTTGTGGAAGTCCAAACTATGCTGCCCCAGAG GTTATCTCTGGGAAATTGTATGCTGGGCCTGAAGTGGATGTGTGGAGCTGTGGTGTTATACTGTATGCCCTTCTCTGCGGCACTCTTCCTTTTGATGATGAAAACATTCCCAACCTTTTTAAGAAGATAAAG GGTGGGATATACACACTTCCCAGTCATTTATCAGCTGGTGCAAGAGACTTGATCCCAAGGATGCTTGTAGTAGACCCAATGAAGCGAATGACCATTCCTGAGATTCGCCAGCACCTATGGTTCCAGTCTCGTCTTCCACGTTATTTAGCTGTGGCCCCACCAGATACAGTGCAACAAGCAAAAAAG ATTGACGAGGAGATTCTACAAGAAGTGGTTAATAGGGGATTTGACAGGAACCAGCTGATTGAATCTCTTCGCAACAGAATACAAAATAAG GCTACTGTTGCATACTATTTATTGTTGGATAATCGGTTCCGTCCTTCCAGTGGCTATCTTGGAGCTGAGTTCCAAGAGACTATG GATGGTGGTTTCAATCGTATGCATCAAAATGAGGTTGCTGCTTCAGCTGTTGGGCACCACCTTCCGGGATACATGGAGTATCAAGGAATGGGCATGAGCAAACAATTCCCAGTTGAGAGGAAATGGGCTCTTGGACTTCAG TCGCGAGCTCATCCTCGGGAAATAATGGAGGAAGTTCTCAAAGCTCTCCAAGAACTGAATGTGTGTTGGAAGAAGATTGGGCACTACAATATGAAATGCAGGTGGATTTACATGCTGAAAAATCCTGTGCACACTATTTACCAATCCGGGGACGTCGTCCCTGCTGGTATTGAGAATGATGGTGTTATCGACTCAACAAATGTTGTCAAGTTTGAAGTGCAG GGAGCAAAAGAGATTACACTATCTTTGACCATGACAGTTGTTGAAGAGGGAGAGTATGCAGTTGATTTCCATGCACAGTTATCCACGTTACAAGCATTCTTCGTTTGCGTTGCCATTTTGCATGGCACAGAAGCTTCAATCGATGCCAAGAAGGACAGGAAAAAGCAATTATCACAAAACAATTCGCTGAAAGTGCTTATTGGCGATGAAGTGAAATTTCTAATCGAAGCAGTCACAACAGgggagaaaacaaaaatcactaagatggaaaaagaaaggagaagtcGGAATGAAGGCAAGATGGGAGGGAAGACGAACGGGGAGATGAAAAtgacttttcttcttctcttcttgcaCTGGAACGGAGAATAG